Proteins encoded together in one Aminipila butyrica window:
- a CDS encoding DUF1697 domain-containing protein — protein sequence MKKYIALLRGINISGKNKISMPLLKEAFEDIGFLNVRTYINSGNVLFSSDNNDASEISSRCKAMIEKSFMLDVPVVIISQQELLQALDNAPEWWDINSDQEVIHQAIFLIPPVTMEEVYNAVGEAKPEYEQVGYYKNVIFWSAPRATLSKTRWYKIASSSVNNKVTIRNANTAKKLLLLSKE from the coding sequence TTGAAAAAATACATTGCTCTTTTGCGTGGCATAAACATTAGCGGTAAAAACAAAATATCAATGCCCTTGTTAAAAGAGGCCTTTGAAGATATAGGCTTTTTAAATGTTCGTACCTACATCAATAGTGGGAATGTGCTTTTTTCCAGTGATAACAATGATGCAAGTGAAATAAGCAGCAGATGTAAAGCCATGATAGAGAAAAGCTTTATGCTGGATGTTCCTGTGGTAATTATTTCTCAACAAGAATTATTGCAAGCTTTGGATAATGCCCCCGAATGGTGGGATATAAATTCTGATCAAGAAGTGATACACCAAGCCATCTTTCTTATTCCACCTGTTACTATGGAAGAAGTATATAATGCCGTGGGAGAAGCTAAACCGGAATACGAACAAGTTGGTTATTACAAGAATGTGATTTTTTGGTCTGCACCAAGAGCCACATTATCAAAGACGAGGTGGTATAAAATCGCAAGTTCTTCTGTGAATAACAAAGTAACAATTAGAAATGCCAACACGGCGAAAAAGCTGCTTTTGCTATCAAAGGAGTAA
- a CDS encoding MAC/perforin domain-containing protein produces the protein MEKNNKIGLGAQLNDGGNTYIGYGIDIINASGPNTSQLKGTIFLDSAYGKDGVIDSFAIEEGVTLSVERDSFLECFTDLDVNASIEPGKKIPFFSGKLSAKYGESKTLKRTAKYYSGIVSVNTKKHTLKPAYRNETKWKSIIDPAVLESLNDSSIEPHKIFKAYGTHIIKEATIGGFIQVTAIYNSSEKLSSNELKAAVDATCSFVSASSSTALTEKQKTVLTNTEIRSYCYGGQAGLLAGMIKYSDMVDVLKLWGKSLEDKSFHVLSNVYEYTPIWVFAETAQRSKELERTFYEMADARNIDVSNYLSKEHGEEQDVSMSCQVYEIYSYKSRRGIFEEERQHKWIQPLSGGMNKDMMGVSEEVFYRAANVAFLDSRMSSSKELMPYHHIKKTRYPDNTYSFQLCCNKKYLRVSGSKSTFAEKGYTNAGQLFFDGEDDFDKDSRFYLEAFGSAAKSFKLKSVLTGKYVICDCDRRKESLHANLFAIVASDRIYSYPLWFRESTKELLDKPVEFFINPWE, from the coding sequence ATGGAGAAGAACAATAAAATCGGGCTTGGCGCTCAGTTAAATGATGGCGGGAATACATATATTGGGTATGGCATTGATATTATTAATGCTTCGGGGCCTAATACCTCACAACTTAAAGGAACTATTTTTTTAGATAGTGCCTATGGGAAGGACGGCGTTATTGATAGTTTTGCTATAGAAGAGGGAGTAACCCTCTCTGTTGAGAGAGATTCTTTTTTGGAATGCTTCACAGACCTAGATGTAAATGCTTCTATAGAGCCAGGGAAAAAGATTCCCTTTTTTTCGGGGAAACTTTCTGCTAAGTATGGAGAAAGTAAAACCTTGAAAAGAACAGCTAAATACTACAGTGGGATTGTGTCTGTTAACACAAAAAAACACACATTAAAGCCTGCATATAGAAATGAAACGAAGTGGAAATCTATTATTGATCCAGCAGTTTTGGAAAGTTTAAATGACAGCAGTATAGAACCCCATAAAATCTTTAAAGCCTATGGCACGCATATTATTAAAGAGGCCACTATAGGAGGGTTTATCCAAGTCACCGCTATCTATAATTCCAGTGAAAAATTAAGCAGCAATGAATTAAAAGCGGCTGTTGATGCGACCTGTTCTTTTGTATCGGCTTCTTCATCAACTGCCTTAACAGAAAAACAAAAGACAGTTCTTACAAATACAGAAATACGATCCTATTGCTATGGGGGACAAGCCGGACTCTTAGCTGGTATGATTAAATATAGCGATATGGTAGACGTCTTAAAACTATGGGGAAAATCTTTAGAAGATAAGAGTTTCCATGTCTTGTCCAATGTTTATGAATATACGCCTATCTGGGTTTTTGCCGAAACTGCTCAACGAAGCAAAGAATTAGAGCGTACTTTTTATGAAATGGCAGACGCACGAAATATAGATGTCTCTAATTATTTGTCAAAGGAACATGGGGAAGAACAAGATGTCTCTATGTCCTGCCAAGTTTATGAAATTTATTCCTATAAATCTCGTCGCGGCATATTTGAGGAAGAGCGTCAACATAAGTGGATACAGCCCTTAAGTGGCGGTATGAATAAAGATATGATGGGTGTGAGTGAAGAGGTATTTTATAGAGCAGCTAATGTTGCTTTTTTAGACAGCAGAATGTCCTCCAGTAAGGAGCTGATGCCCTACCATCACATAAAAAAGACCAGGTACCCGGACAACACCTATTCTTTTCAGCTTTGCTGTAATAAAAAGTATTTGAGGGTAAGCGGTAGTAAAAGTACATTTGCAGAGAAAGGGTATACAAATGCAGGGCAGCTGTTCTTTGATGGAGAAGATGACTTTGACAAAGACAGCAGATTTTATCTCGAGGCTTTTGGGTCTGCTGCAAAGAGCTTTAAACTTAAATCCGTACTAACAGGGAAATATGTTATTTGCGATTGTGATCGACGTAAGGAGTCTCTTCATGCGAATTTATTTGCTATAGTGGCAAGTGACAGGATTTATAGCTACCCGCTGTGGTTTCGAGAGTCTACAAAAGAACTCCTAGATAAGCCGGTGGAATTTTTTATTAATCCTTGGGAATAA
- a CDS encoding TetR/AcrR family transcriptional regulator, producing the protein MREEVMRDAERSKNKILDAAEQLFATKGFNNTSLAEIGEYANLSRATPTYYFKNKPTLYKAVLLRLIDDEREFVKRRDLLESDDIVGRVRELLCTHIDFIFLRPTYVQLICREALDNNGFLLSIDNFLAIVEQGKDLIELARNRGIIVSQDSDSILMYSLSITWFPFLQKDLIAKSLKIDPFSKSFLQRHKDFVTTTFIQSLFKDVNTL; encoded by the coding sequence ATGAGGGAAGAGGTCATGCGAGATGCCGAGAGATCAAAAAACAAAATATTAGACGCCGCAGAACAGCTATTTGCAACGAAAGGATTTAACAATACGAGTCTTGCAGAAATTGGTGAGTATGCCAACTTGTCAAGAGCTACACCTACTTATTATTTTAAGAATAAACCTACGTTATATAAAGCGGTGTTGCTGCGTTTAATTGATGACGAAAGAGAATTTGTTAAGCGTAGGGATTTATTAGAGAGTGACGATATTGTGGGGCGCGTAAGGGAACTGCTTTGCACCCATATTGACTTTATTTTTCTACGACCGACATATGTTCAATTGATTTGTAGAGAAGCCCTTGACAACAACGGTTTCCTTTTATCCATAGATAACTTTTTAGCTATAGTAGAACAGGGCAAAGACCTGATAGAGCTGGCACGTAATCGAGGTATAATAGTCAGCCAAGACAGTGACAGCATTTTAATGTACTCTCTTTCGATTACGTGGTTTCCTTTTTTGCAGAAAGATTTGATTGCAAAGTCACTTAAAATTGACCCTTTTTCAAAGAGCTTTTTACAAAGGCATAAAGATTTTGTGACAACCACTTTCATACAAAGTTTGTTCAAAGATGTTAACACCTTATAA
- a CDS encoding DUF2834 domain-containing protein, whose translation MKKFFLGFSVLGTIIPFAIFVPWLLVNGLNLSLFVSEWLSTPISKFFAADFIITWLAWLAFIFVDHKKKDIKFWWIPFVGNFCIGLSFSVPFYLFLREDKR comes from the coding sequence ATGAAGAAATTTTTTTTAGGATTCTCTGTTCTTGGAACCATCATCCCATTTGCTATTTTTGTGCCGTGGTTGCTTGTAAATGGCCTAAATTTATCACTTTTTGTTAGTGAATGGCTCTCTACACCAATCTCAAAATTTTTTGCTGCTGATTTTATCATTACCTGGTTGGCTTGGTTAGCATTCATTTTTGTTGACCATAAGAAAAAAGACATTAAATTCTGGTGGATACCTTTTGTGGGTAACTTTTGCATAGGGCTATCATTTTCTGTACCATTCTACCTATTCTTGCGGGAGGATAAGAGATGA
- a CDS encoding DUF2798 domain-containing protein, whose protein sequence is MPKTKYQQVIFTFMMVVVMVYTMVCYNVSLNIGGMANSVFLEGFHELIILVPIAFIIEIVVIDKLSTFLAFRIVKPNDPPIFILLAISSMIVCLMCPTMSLIVTLLFKNAGKEFIAVWLQTTVINFPMALCFQIFFAGPLIRLLFRTLFKNSLTK, encoded by the coding sequence ATGCCCAAAACAAAGTATCAACAAGTTATTTTTACCTTTATGATGGTAGTCGTCATGGTGTACACCATGGTTTGCTACAATGTTTCGTTGAATATTGGTGGAATGGCCAATTCAGTTTTTTTAGAGGGTTTTCACGAGCTAATTATTTTAGTACCAATTGCATTTATAATAGAAATAGTTGTAATTGATAAATTATCGACTTTTCTTGCATTTCGAATTGTAAAACCTAACGATCCCCCTATTTTTATTCTTTTAGCAATCTCCTCGATGATTGTATGTTTAATGTGTCCAACGATGAGTTTAATAGTAACGCTTTTGTTTAAAAATGCAGGGAAGGAATTTATTGCTGTATGGCTTCAAACAACCGTAATCAATTTTCCAATGGCTCTTTGTTTTCAAATATTTTTTGCTGGGCCATTAATCAGGTTACTTTTTAGAACGTTATTTAAAAATTCGCTTACAAAATAA
- a CDS encoding cyclic nucleotide-binding domain-containing protein — protein sequence MIELPSQLYALGKPKVFSKGTHIYHTQQAVTQCYYIISGIVKVYIDHRNGKRSALDFFNGGDWLGEISIFIHEDTIKENQVLEEVHCLEFDLNMLQEYCNSSSNISFYFATYMANKLLDRSYRMSEYMNYSLAEKLAQFIIRYEKNGIYSISHTDASEYLNVSYRHVLYIIKKFCDQGILKKEKHYRITDYTQLEEYVDCHGSSE from the coding sequence ATGATTGAATTGCCGTCTCAACTATATGCTCTAGGGAAACCCAAAGTTTTTTCTAAAGGCACACATATTTATCATACACAACAGGCTGTTACTCAATGTTACTACATTATTAGCGGTATCGTTAAGGTATATATTGATCATCGCAACGGAAAAAGATCTGCATTGGATTTTTTTAATGGCGGTGATTGGCTTGGGGAGATATCAATTTTTATTCACGAAGATACCATAAAAGAAAACCAAGTTTTAGAAGAAGTTCATTGTTTAGAGTTTGATTTGAACATGCTGCAAGAGTATTGTAATTCATCATCTAACATATCATTCTATTTTGCCACATATATGGCAAACAAGTTATTAGACAGAAGCTACAGAATGAGTGAATACATGAATTATTCTTTGGCTGAAAAATTGGCTCAATTTATAATACGATATGAAAAAAACGGAATTTACTCCATTTCCCATACAGATGCATCTGAGTATTTAAATGTTAGTTATAGACATGTTTTATACATCATTAAAAAATTTTGCGATCAAGGAATACTCAAGAAGGAAAAACACTATAGGATTACAGACTATACCCAACTCGAGGAGTATGTAGACTGTCATGGCAGCAGTGAATAA
- a CDS encoding S1 family peptidase has protein sequence MKRKYISAIICAAVILGVMVYAIFNFGRNDVEFVEAINNKAISANILLINITEEAGSTSFSAGQSGVIFKKDAEKYYVLTALHGLEPDQKKIKIIALGYDQPTYNEAGVNMGLKGYYEQFPQALLEYYNDTYDLAVISFYSKKEYAVLSIASGFKYKEPVAAIGNPHEGSRNSITTGKITSKNPVPFGDIAGLNQYPVIEHSAKISQGSSGGALLNKDMEVVGIVLGASENIFHQFVKGKAMPCDRILEFLSIMDMEL, from the coding sequence ATGAAAAGAAAATATATTAGTGCAATAATATGTGCGGCTGTGATACTGGGTGTAATGGTGTATGCTATATTTAACTTCGGCAGAAATGACGTAGAGTTCGTAGAAGCGATTAACAATAAGGCCATTTCCGCTAATATTTTGTTAATCAATATAACAGAGGAGGCTGGCTCAACCTCCTTTTCCGCAGGACAAAGCGGCGTGATTTTTAAAAAGGATGCCGAAAAATATTATGTGCTGACGGCTTTGCATGGATTAGAGCCTGATCAAAAAAAGATAAAAATCATTGCTTTGGGATATGACCAGCCGACATATAATGAAGCCGGTGTTAATATGGGTCTAAAAGGATATTACGAACAATTCCCCCAAGCGCTTCTTGAATATTATAATGACACTTACGATCTTGCGGTTATCAGCTTTTATTCTAAAAAGGAATATGCAGTGTTATCCATTGCATCAGGGTTTAAATACAAGGAACCCGTGGCGGCAATCGGAAATCCTCATGAAGGCAGCAGAAATAGTATAACTACGGGGAAAATTACAAGTAAAAATCCGGTTCCATTTGGAGATATAGCTGGTTTAAATCAATATCCTGTTATTGAGCATTCAGCAAAGATATCCCAAGGAAGCAGTGGTGGCGCTTTACTAAATAAAGATATGGAAGTTGTCGGTATCGTTTTGGGAGCAAGTGAAAATATCTTTCATCAATTTGTAAAAGGCAAAGCCATGCCCTGTGATAGAATATTAGAATTTTTAAGTATCATGGATATGGAATTATGA
- a CDS encoding TraX family protein, which translates to MPTKLNSNHLKFIAIIAMTIDHVADLIFPGFTAEPLPIVMHLIGRLTAPIMWFFICEGYHYTKDIKKYIMRLGIFAVISHFAYCFSFGIPLIPFSTGIFNQTSIMYPLFIAVVVLWLDDNKKLQIRIGLKRIIIFILIWSAFPADWSCIAVLAIIGMYRKRGDLKGQMKKMLPLVFLYGVVSFFFVSKVYAMVLSGILLVYPVLKLYNGKKGKANWIKWFFYAYYPAHLIIIGILRLVIYGNVSLLF; encoded by the coding sequence ATGCCGACAAAACTAAACAGTAATCATTTGAAGTTCATTGCAATTATTGCTATGACTATTGATCATGTGGCAGATTTGATTTTTCCCGGTTTTACAGCAGAACCACTGCCGATTGTGATGCACCTGATTGGAAGATTAACTGCTCCTATTATGTGGTTTTTTATTTGTGAAGGATATCACTACACAAAGGATATAAAGAAGTACATAATGAGATTGGGCATTTTTGCAGTAATCTCCCATTTTGCATATTGTTTTTCCTTTGGAATTCCACTAATTCCCTTTAGTACAGGGATATTTAACCAAACAAGTATTATGTATCCATTGTTTATTGCTGTAGTAGTTTTATGGCTAGATGATAATAAAAAGTTACAAATTAGAATTGGGCTAAAGCGAATTATCATTTTTATTCTAATATGGAGTGCCTTTCCTGCAGATTGGTCATGCATTGCTGTTTTAGCAATTATAGGCATGTATAGAAAACGTGGTGATCTAAAGGGCCAAATGAAAAAGATGTTGCCGTTGGTTTTTTTGTATGGTGTTGTTTCTTTTTTCTTTGTAAGCAAAGTTTATGCAATGGTACTATCGGGCATTTTACTTGTTTATCCAGTTTTAAAATTATATAATGGTAAAAAAGGTAAAGCGAATTGGATAAAATGGTTTTTTTACGCATATTATCCCGCACATCTTATCATTATAGGTATTTTGAGACTTGTAATTTATGGGAACGTTTCCTTGTTGTTTTAG
- a CDS encoding nucleotidyltransferase domain-containing protein, producing MERKEITNKENLMEVLDLLDSLHIQYWIDGGWGVDILLGKQNREHRDVDVDFDGEFTDILLDALEVKGYTITTDWRPTRIELCHPKLGYIDIHPLIISEDGSAKQAGLNDDWYDFKAEWFSSAVFDERIIPCISAEAQKLFHSGYELREVDKIDLRNLASILT from the coding sequence ATGGAAAGAAAGGAAATTACCAACAAGGAAAATTTAATGGAAGTTCTGGATTTACTGGACAGCCTTCATATACAGTATTGGATAGATGGTGGCTGGGGCGTGGACATTTTGCTTGGAAAGCAAAACAGGGAGCACAGGGATGTTGATGTGGACTTTGACGGAGAATTTACAGATATTTTATTAGATGCACTGGAGGTAAAAGGCTATACGATTACAACCGACTGGCGTCCCACACGTATTGAGCTGTGTCATCCGAAATTGGGATATATAGATATACACCCTTTAATAATCAGTGAAGATGGAAGTGCAAAACAAGCTGGATTAAATGATGATTGGTATGATTTTAAAGCAGAATGGTTTTCGAGTGCTGTGTTTGATGAACGAATTATCCCGTGTATTTCTGCAGAAGCCCAGAAATTATTTCATAGTGGATATGAGCTGAGAGAAGTTGATAAAATTGATCTTAGAAATCTTGCATCTATTTTGACCTAA
- a CDS encoding GNAT family N-acetyltransferase, producing MSEKVNSYDEAVIKLKERQNGGIFGNCYAVCLHNSDFIIGEVFAKREGLDTYSVGWNFNLNYGGNGHATEAAKELFRYLFEKDARRIYAYAEADNISSQKVCERLGMRKEGLFLEFISFINNPDGTPYYENTYQYAILKKEWKNS from the coding sequence ATGAGTGAAAAAGTAAATTCTTATGATGAGGCAGTAATAAAACTTAAAGAAAGACAAAACGGCGGGATTTTCGGCAATTGCTATGCAGTTTGTTTGCACAACTCAGACTTTATTATTGGTGAAGTGTTTGCAAAGAGAGAAGGACTTGATACTTATAGCGTGGGATGGAACTTTAATTTGAATTATGGTGGAAATGGGCATGCAACAGAAGCTGCGAAAGAACTTTTTCGATATCTTTTTGAAAAAGATGCAAGGAGAATTTATGCGTATGCAGAGGCTGACAATATCTCTTCACAAAAAGTTTGTGAACGGTTAGGAATGAGAAAAGAGGGACTATTTCTTGAGTTTATATCCTTTATAAACAATCCTGATGGAACTCCATATTATGAGAATACATACCAATATGCTATTTTGAAAAAAGAATGGAAGAACTCTTGA
- a CDS encoding aminopeptidase, with protein MDPRIKKLANVLVDYSCDVKPGEKVFIHYEGECTKALVKQLIKNIYAKGGLPYFEIRDAEINREILLGCTEEQIEFMKEYQLKQMEGMDAYISIRAGLNTSETSDVPSANMSMYNRILHPVLEQRVNRTKWVVLRYPNHSMAQLATTSLEAFEDFYFEVCTLDYQKMAEAMTPLVELMNRTDKVHLVGPGTDLTFSIKGIPAIKCSGERNIPDGEVYTAPVKDSMNGIISYNTPSEELGFTYENIVFEVKDGKIIKATSNNDKKINEILDTDEGARYFGEFAIGVNPYVLHPMKDTLFDEKIAGSFHLTPGQSYEDAPNGNGSAVHWDLVMIQRPEYGGGEIYFDDVLIRKDGLFVLPELQCLNPDSLK; from the coding sequence ATGGATCCACGCATAAAAAAACTAGCAAATGTATTAGTTGACTATTCCTGTGACGTGAAGCCTGGTGAAAAAGTCTTCATCCACTATGAAGGTGAATGCACAAAAGCCCTGGTGAAACAACTGATAAAAAACATCTACGCCAAAGGCGGACTTCCCTATTTTGAGATTCGGGATGCTGAGATCAACCGAGAGATTCTGCTAGGCTGTACGGAAGAGCAAATTGAGTTTATGAAAGAATATCAGCTGAAGCAGATGGAAGGCATGGACGCCTACATTTCCATCCGGGCGGGATTGAATACATCAGAAACCTCCGACGTGCCTTCTGCGAACATGAGTATGTACAACCGGATTCTCCATCCGGTGCTGGAGCAGAGGGTAAACCGCACGAAATGGGTCGTTCTGCGTTATCCTAACCACAGCATGGCCCAGTTAGCTACCACTAGCCTGGAGGCCTTTGAGGACTTCTATTTTGAGGTGTGCACCCTGGACTATCAAAAGATGGCTGAAGCGATGACTCCTCTGGTAGAGCTCATGAATCGGACAGATAAAGTCCATCTTGTGGGACCAGGGACAGACCTGACCTTCTCTATCAAGGGAATACCAGCTATCAAGTGTTCCGGCGAACGCAATATTCCAGACGGCGAAGTGTATACAGCTCCTGTAAAGGATTCCATGAACGGCATCATTTCCTACAATACCCCATCCGAAGAATTGGGCTTTACCTATGAAAACATTGTCTTTGAAGTGAAAGACGGAAAAATTATAAAGGCCACGTCCAACAACGATAAAAAGATTAATGAAATTCTGGATACAGATGAAGGCGCCAGATACTTCGGAGAATTTGCTATCGGAGTCAACCCATATGTGCTTCACCCGATGAAGGATACGCTGTTTGATGAAAAAATCGCCGGCTCCTTCCATCTGACACCGGGACAGTCTTATGAAGATGCTCCTAACGGCAACGGTTCTGCTGTCCACTGGGATTTGGTTATGATTCAGCGTCCAGAATACGGCGGCGGTGAAATCTATTTTGATGACGTCCTAATTCGAAAGGATGGCTTGTTTGTCCTTCCTGAACTTCAGTGCTTAAATCCCGATTCCTTAAAATAG
- a CDS encoding thiamine pyrophosphate-dependent enzyme has product MAYNFKQEMEKPERLAGGHRLCAGCGASVAVRGVLRALEPSDRAVVTNATGCLEVSTYLYPYTAYEDSYIHSAFENAAATCGGVEAAYRVLKKKGKIEENFKFITFGGDGGTYDIGLQSLSGAMERGHDMVYVCYDNEAYMNTGIQRSSATPRFADATTTPVGRESYGKTQRKKNLTEIIAAHNVPYAAQTTFLGNFKDLHEKAHKAIYTEGACFLNVLAPCPRGWRYDMAELAELCRLAADTCVWPLYEIEEGTWKLSYEPKKKLPIEEFLKKQGRFKHMFTKGNEWMIEDAQQYVDQQWQRLLDKCK; this is encoded by the coding sequence ATGGCTTATAATTTTAAACAGGAGATGGAAAAGCCGGAACGGCTGGCCGGCGGCCACCGCCTCTGCGCAGGCTGCGGCGCATCTGTAGCCGTCCGAGGCGTCCTGCGGGCGCTGGAACCGTCGGATCGGGCCGTGGTCACCAATGCCACCGGTTGCCTGGAGGTATCGACCTATCTGTATCCTTACACGGCTTACGAAGACAGCTACATTCACAGCGCCTTTGAAAATGCAGCCGCAACCTGCGGCGGTGTGGAAGCCGCCTATCGGGTGTTGAAAAAGAAGGGCAAAATTGAGGAAAATTTTAAATTTATCACCTTCGGCGGAGACGGCGGCACCTATGACATCGGCCTGCAATCCTTGTCAGGAGCCATGGAGCGAGGACACGACATGGTTTACGTCTGTTACGACAACGAAGCCTACATGAATACTGGTATTCAGCGGTCCTCGGCTACACCTCGGTTTGCTGATGCCACCACGACTCCGGTAGGCAGAGAATCCTATGGCAAGACTCAGCGGAAGAAGAATCTGACGGAGATTATTGCCGCTCATAACGTACCCTATGCGGCACAGACTACTTTCCTCGGCAACTTTAAAGACCTTCACGAAAAGGCTCACAAGGCTATTTATACGGAAGGAGCCTGCTTTCTCAACGTTTTAGCTCCGTGTCCAAGAGGTTGGCGGTATGATATGGCCGAGCTGGCCGAACTATGCCGACTGGCAGCAGACACTTGTGTATGGCCGCTGTATGAGATTGAAGAAGGCACCTGGAAGCTCAGCTACGAGCCGAAGAAGAAATTGCCGATAGAAGAATTTCTGAAGAAGCAGGGGCGGTTTAAGCATATGTTTACCAAAGGGAACGAATGGATGATTGAAGACGCCCAGCAGTATGTAGACCAACAGTGGCAGCGGTTGCTGGACAAGTGCAAATAA
- a CDS encoding pyruvate ferredoxin oxidoreductase: MAIRDRLSGNEAVAIAMKQINPDVMGAFPITPSTEIPQYFSSYVADGLVDTEFVAVESEHSAMSTCIAAQAAGARAVTATSSCGMALMWELLYVASSYRLPITMALVNRALTGPININNDHSDSMGARDSGWIQIYSETNQEAYDNFLQAMPIGEHKDIRLPVMVCQDGFITSHAVENMDLLEDDKVRDFVGEYQPEHYLLQKDNTLAVGPYGISAYYMEFKKQQAEAMKSAKKVILEVAEAFEQVTGRKYGFFEEFMMEDAEVAVVLIGSSAGTGKAAVDALRQQGKKAGLIKIRVFRPFPMEELAEALSHVKAVAVMDKAESFSAAGGPLFAETRSALYDLPQRPNLINYVYGLGGRDITVTDFEEIYSQLDSIVETRQTGPVYRHIGQREADGAEKDVTYERYQMENNNWRWQSNGL, translated from the coding sequence ATGGCTATCAGAGACAGATTATCCGGCAATGAAGCAGTAGCCATTGCCATGAAGCAGATTAATCCCGACGTGATGGGCGCTTTTCCCATCACGCCCTCTACGGAAATTCCGCAGTATTTTTCCTCTTACGTAGCAGATGGGCTGGTGGATACGGAGTTCGTAGCAGTGGAATCAGAGCACAGTGCCATGTCTACCTGTATCGCGGCTCAGGCTGCGGGAGCCAGGGCCGTGACAGCTACCTCGTCCTGCGGTATGGCCCTCATGTGGGAGCTGCTATATGTGGCTTCCTCCTATCGGCTGCCAATTACTATGGCGCTGGTGAATCGGGCCCTGACCGGGCCTATCAATATCAATAACGATCATTCTGATTCCATGGGGGCTAGAGATTCCGGGTGGATTCAGATTTATTCGGAGACCAATCAGGAGGCTTACGACAATTTCCTTCAAGCGATGCCTATTGGGGAGCATAAGGATATCCGACTGCCGGTGATGGTCTGCCAGGACGGCTTCATCACCAGTCATGCGGTAGAAAATATGGACTTACTGGAAGATGATAAAGTTCGGGACTTCGTGGGAGAATACCAGCCAGAACATTATCTGCTGCAAAAGGATAATACTCTGGCCGTAGGGCCCTATGGCATATCGGCTTATTATATGGAATTTAAAAAACAACAGGCGGAAGCCATGAAAAGTGCGAAAAAAGTTATCCTGGAGGTGGCCGAGGCCTTTGAGCAGGTTACCGGCAGGAAATATGGCTTCTTTGAGGAATTCATGATGGAGGATGCGGAGGTAGCCGTGGTACTTATTGGTTCCAGTGCCGGCACAGGGAAGGCTGCGGTGGATGCACTGCGGCAGCAGGGGAAGAAAGCGGGTTTGATTAAGATTCGTGTTTTCCGCCCCTTCCCCATGGAGGAGCTGGCGGAGGCCCTATCTCACGTTAAGGCGGTGGCTGTCATGGATAAGGCGGAGAGTTTTTCTGCTGCGGGAGGGCCTTTGTTTGCGGAGACCCGTTCTGCTCTTTACGATTTGCCTCAGCGTCCGAACCTGATTAATTACGTATACGGGCTGGGGGGCAGAGACATTACCGTAACCGATTTTGAAGAGATTTACAGTCAGCTGGACAGCATTGTGGAGACCCGTCAGACCGGCCCCGTCTATCGACATATCGGTCAGCGGGAAGCAGACGGAGCAGAAAAAGACGTGACTTATGAGCGGTATCAGATGGAGAACAACAACTGGAGGTGGCAAAGCAATGGCTTATAA
- a CDS encoding 4Fe-4S binding protein — MRKAAEINEHTPWQELTPGAEIYEPATSKLVNTGDWRTMTPIFIEDKCKHCLICVPFCPDSSIPVAEGKRTDFDFMHCKGCGICYKVCPFGAIQFEKEEK, encoded by the coding sequence ATGAGAAAGGCAGCAGAGATTAATGAACACACCCCTTGGCAGGAATTGACTCCCGGGGCTGAGATTTACGAGCCGGCTACGTCTAAGTTGGTAAACACGGGGGATTGGCGAACCATGACCCCGATTTTTATAGAAGATAAATGCAAACATTGTCTAATCTGCGTTCCCTTCTGCCCCGACAGTTCCATACCGGTGGCAGAAGGAAAGCGGACAGATTTTGATTTTATGCACTGTAAGGGCTGTGGCATATGCTACAAGGTATGTCCTTTCGGTGCCATCCAGTTTGAAAAGGAGGAAAAGTGA